In the Sphingomonas faeni genome, CACCCACGACACCTCTGAACGCCCTAGCACCGACAAATTTTGCAGACCTCGGCCTTGTAGAGCCGACAAATTTTGCAGTTGCACCCACGACACCTCTGAACGCCCTAGCAACCTTAGGGACCGTGGCCCCGGCACCAGCTTTGTGTAAAAGATTGATCACACCTTGGTAGGAAAGGGCAAATCGCTCTTCAGGCGAACGCTGATCGCCATCCCAATGGTTAGCGGCGGTCTCGATTGACGAAACGAGCAACAACCAAGCATTCTCGGGTGTGGAATCCGCGACCCAAAGCGCATTTTGGAAAAGGCGTGCAGCTTTTATCAAGGCAGCTGCTCCATCCGGCGTTAGCAATGGCAGCGTCGCAAAATCGGCAAGGCTGCGCAGATCGCGCATCCCGTGCAGGTGCGGAAGCTGCGGCGCCCTTTGTGAAATTGGAAGCAGTGGTAAATAGGTCGCGTCGTAACCGCGCGGTCTGCCAAGCGGATCTTCTCCAGGCTTGAACTCGCGATCAACCGGACCGGCCATAATCCGTGCGTCGAGCAACAATGAGACGAGGGCCGCCACTTCGTCAAATATGTCTCCGCCATGATAATGATTATCGTTGGTGTGGAATGGGACGCGCATATCGGCCTTCAGCAGCCACTCGGCGCGCAGCACGATGCCAGGTTTTAGGCTACGCACGTTTGCACGTGTATGGGCTAGCGCGTTCAGGAAACTATAGGGCCCGAAATCGTAGGCCTCAGCAATGAACTCTGCGTCTGAGTAGAGCCGGAGCTCGGAGATCTGGATCGCTCCAGATTTTTCGCGATGCGCCTGCCAATTAAGCCAGCTACGCGGCGGTGGCGGGACGATCTCCCCTTTTCCTTCGTCTTCCGGCGCTATTCCCATTAAAACTTCCATTATGCAGCTTCCCCCAAATTTCACCTATCCTGCCCAAGCCGCATTTAAAAACCTGGCTCGGTCCAGTCACTAAAGCGAACGGGAGTTGATTTATTATCATACTGAATTGAGTTCACCGTGATCCGCAGCACACCCTGAGGACCGAGGCGCAAGGCAGTCTCGAGAGCAGGAGCAGGTCGGTGTGCAGCCCCCAAGATGGCAGCAAAAAAGTCGTCGTCATTCTTAGCCATTCCCGGCGCTGCTGGATCCGCCTGCTCCGGTAGCTGCTTGAAAAAGACGTGGTCCTCGGGCTCCTCATCCTCATCTTCAGGATCTCGTAAACTGCTGTAAGATACGAACTCGATGCCGCGCTTGGCCTCTTGTTCTACCCCTTCCACCAGCGACGCATGAGGAAACAAAACCAGATTATTTCGGCCATTCGAAATTTGTGCCGACTCGAAGATGATCCCGTCGAGCACCGGATCGGCTTCCGACCAGAGATATTCAGCGACGACTTGCGTCGGAAGATAGTCAAGATTCTCTCGGCCAGGGATTACGGCTCGGCGGACCTCTTGGTGGAAGCCTCGCATAAAACCGCCGTAGCTTCGCCGTTGAATATAGTTCTGCGAGAAATAGCTCAGATCTTCATAGGCAAGGTCAAGCATCGTCAGGTCAAGGACGCGCAGTGGTCGGACAATCTCGAAGCGGCCGACAATTGCGCCCCCGCCCACAGGAGTACGCAATTCCGCGACACACGTGTCTTGATCAAGCGCTCCGTAAAACAAACCTATACCGGCGGCGTTCATTCGCCCCGCGCCTGCCAATCCAGGTTCGGGGGCGGCAAGCTGCTTTAGCCGGTTCCCGAAAATCGTCTTTTGTTGCGCCTCATCGTTCGCTTTACGGCCGCGAAAAACATGCGTGATGTCACTGTTCGGCCCAATCGTTCGGATCACGCCATTTGGCGGCCACTCGCCTCGCACGATCGGTCCAAGCAGCTCGTCGAGAACCTTTTTGCCTTCTTGTAGAAAGAACCGGCGGCGATGTTTCAATTGATCGCAGAATCGATCCCAGCTTTCATGTAAATCGCTGCCTGTCGGCTCCCGGATTGCGAAATCGTCCGACGTCTCATCATAGACATCAATCTCGCCCTCCTGGAAATTGAAGTCATGCCGCTGCGAAAGGATCGCGGCCAATCGCTGACCCACAATGTCGTCGTCAACCTGTAGCATGTTGATCAGGATTTGGCTTGGATGGTCCCCTACCGGACCGAAGGTAACCTCTCCGTTGCGGATCCTGACGTCCTCATCTGCGATGCCAACCAAATTCAGATAGATTGGATCAATGCGATCAGCGAGTGCTTCGAGCGAAAAGGTTTTCGTACGCCGCCGATTGCAAACCATGCACATGTGCCGTGAGCCGCCCGCTGCGATCTCAGCGCTGACGATCGGATCACCGACACAATCCTTACACACATGGTCCGGCATTCAGCTCCCCCTTCAATGATTTAGCCGATTTTCTTTATGGAAACGGCTCTTGGAGCGTGGCTCCCTCCAGCCTTACAACGAAAGTGATCTCAGTCGATTTAGTTATTGAATGGCTTGGATAGACGTACGGAAATCTGCAAGTTGCGCTGCATGAGCAAGCCCCTTCTCCGTCGTCAACTTTGGTATGTCGATCTTCGCAGCCGCCA is a window encoding:
- a CDS encoding RES domain-containing protein; the protein is MPDHVCKDCVGDPIVSAEIAAGGSRHMCMVCNRRRTKTFSLEALADRIDPIYLNLVGIADEDVRIRNGEVTFGPVGDHPSQILINMLQVDDDIVGQRLAAILSQRHDFNFQEGEIDVYDETSDDFAIREPTGSDLHESWDRFCDQLKHRRRFFLQEGKKVLDELLGPIVRGEWPPNGVIRTIGPNSDITHVFRGRKANDEAQQKTIFGNRLKQLAAPEPGLAGAGRMNAAGIGLFYGALDQDTCVAELRTPVGGGAIVGRFEIVRPLRVLDLTMLDLAYEDLSYFSQNYIQRRSYGGFMRGFHQEVRRAVIPGRENLDYLPTQVVAEYLWSEADPVLDGIIFESAQISNGRNNLVLFPHASLVEGVEQEAKRGIEFVSYSSLRDPEDEDEEPEDHVFFKQLPEQADPAAPGMAKNDDDFFAAILGAAHRPAPALETALRLGPQGVLRITVNSIQYDNKSTPVRFSDWTEPGF